Proteins encoded by one window of Mariniplasma anaerobium:
- a CDS encoding carbohydrate binding domain-containing protein, producing the protein MKKRFIFTVLMLLAVFTLVACGETETPEVTLSAITFSGVDNVTLDFDADFNVLDGVTATGNNDVDYSDLITYSHVATTIITDDVLDTTVTGQHAIKYEVEVDGILAQVFRMVTVSEPAAVEGQMLVNADFSQGTAGWDGSAVYIADGAEMTLSTEDFDGNLAFKAEVVVGANVWTPRFGQMNVPFEDGKTYEISFKAKSSAEKIINLQVGEILAGAPYWNDFKPGLTITKTITTEWATYSYKFTMNQDNQAGGILFEMGTIGSNAVNATLWFDDITITETTPDLDETAPAFTGLAASKSILVGADFVPMAGVTAFDIVDGDVTEDVVVEIKDSMDAVVQSVDTSVEGTYTLTYTVSDVAGNEAEFVVTLEIVGMQFSDTNLIVNPSFEADLNVETPEWALWQQDGYWATPAPVVVTELDTTAGTYSLDITGGGDAAWAVQFSQDGIELVEGNTYRLTVMVQAEVARKINVAVGYGDPWVQYARFDGQDVATDETTLEFLFTVSQATHEVKVVFELGSQDGFADGLVTFSEVKLQEALLDDIIMNGQFNTGWELWFQDWGDAPTVTLDRTNGSFDLAIDKGGDAFWAVQFNQLVDLEAATTYTLSFDASATVARNINIELLGTSLEGDSKGSFDLTTGVQTFTVDITTTDALTAAKLSFEMGATGSFAAGTVSLDNISLKVKDDAEAEELIINGDATSVPYFMYDNAGEGAGTMVLGENSAVIDVTTLGSQPYTPHFYQMIEGLTPGDYVLKIVLDSTVDRDLRVNMVLPDSGYASILADGSVDFGVVSTETNVVYVTFTVTNEVTNVKLELDFGTLTDLTSAVGVFTIYEVLVYQDLN; encoded by the coding sequence ATGAAAAAAAGATTTATATTTACCGTTTTAATGTTATTAGCTGTATTTACTTTAGTTGCATGTGGTGAAACAGAAACACCTGAAGTGACTTTATCAGCAATTACTTTTAGCGGAGTTGACAATGTCACTCTAGACTTTGATGCAGATTTCAATGTATTAGATGGCGTAACAGCGACAGGTAATAATGATGTAGATTACTCAGATTTAATTACGTATTCTCACGTAGCTACAACAATTATTACAGATGATGTATTAGATACAACAGTGACTGGACAACATGCGATTAAGTATGAAGTAGAAGTCGATGGCATATTAGCACAAGTATTTAGAATGGTTACGGTTAGTGAACCGGCAGCTGTTGAAGGTCAAATGCTAGTTAATGCTGATTTCTCACAAGGTACTGCAGGTTGGGATGGCAGTGCAGTTTATATTGCAGATGGTGCTGAAATGACTTTATCTACAGAAGATTTTGATGGCAATCTTGCATTTAAAGCTGAAGTTGTTGTTGGTGCTAATGTTTGGACTCCAAGATTTGGCCAAATGAATGTACCTTTTGAAGATGGCAAGACATATGAAATTTCATTTAAAGCTAAATCAAGCGCAGAAAAAATAATTAATTTACAAGTTGGTGAAATATTAGCTGGTGCACCTTACTGGAATGATTTTAAACCAGGGTTAACTATTACTAAAACTATCACAACTGAATGGGCTACATATTCATATAAATTCACTATGAATCAAGATAATCAAGCTGGTGGTATCTTATTTGAAATGGGTACTATAGGAAGTAATGCAGTTAATGCAACTTTATGGTTTGATGATATTACAATAACTGAAACAACTCCAGATCTTGATGAAACAGCTCCAGCTTTCACTGGATTAGCTGCATCAAAATCTATTTTAGTTGGTGCTGATTTTGTTCCAATGGCAGGCGTTACTGCGTTTGACATTGTTGATGGCGATGTTACAGAAGATGTAGTTGTTGAAATTAAGGATTCAATGGATGCTGTTGTTCAATCAGTAGACACATCAGTTGAAGGAACTTATACACTTACTTATACTGTAAGTGATGTTGCTGGCAATGAAGCTGAATTCGTTGTTACTTTAGAAATCGTTGGAATGCAATTTAGTGATACTAATTTAATTGTAAATCCATCATTTGAAGCTGATCTTAATGTTGAAACTCCTGAATGGGCTTTATGGCAACAAGATGGTTATTGGGCAACACCAGCTCCAGTTGTGGTTACAGAACTTGATACAACTGCTGGAACTTATTCACTAGATATTACTGGTGGTGGAGATGCTGCATGGGCAGTTCAATTTTCTCAAGATGGAATTGAACTTGTTGAAGGTAACACATATCGCTTAACTGTAATGGTTCAAGCAGAAGTTGCAAGAAAGATAAATGTAGCAGTAGGTTATGGTGACCCATGGGTTCAATATGCTAGATTTGATGGTCAAGATGTTGCAACTGATGAAACAACTTTAGAATTCTTATTTACAGTTTCTCAAGCAACGCATGAAGTTAAAGTAGTCTTTGAACTTGGTTCACAAGATGGCTTTGCTGATGGCTTAGTAACATTTAGTGAAGTTAAATTACAAGAAGCATTATTAGATGACATCATTATGAATGGTCAATTTAATACTGGTTGGGAACTATGGTTCCAAGACTGGGGAGATGCTCCAACAGTTACACTAGATCGTACAAATGGTTCATTTGATCTTGCGATTGATAAAGGTGGAGATGCTTTCTGGGCTGTTCAATTTAACCAATTAGTTGATTTAGAAGCTGCTACAACATATACACTTTCATTTGATGCAAGTGCTACAGTAGCAAGAAATATTAATATTGAACTTTTAGGCACATCTCTTGAAGGTGATTCAAAAGGGTCATTCGATTTAACAACAGGTGTACAAACATTTACAGTTGATATTACAACTACTGATGCACTTACAGCTGCTAAATTAAGTTTCGAAATGGGCGCAACTGGATCATTTGCTGCAGGTACTGTTTCTCTTGACAATATTTCATTAAAAGTTAAAGATGATGCAGAAGCAGAAGAACTAATTATCAATGGTGATGCAACATCAGTTCCATACTTTATGTATGATAATGCTGGTGAAGGTGCAGGCACAATGGTTTTAGGCGAAAATAGTGCAGTTATTGATGTAACTACATTAGGTTCACAACCTTATACTCCTCATTTCTATCAAATGATTGAAGGACTTACTCCTGGCGATTATGTATTAAAAATTGTCTTAGACTCAACAGTTGATAGAGACTTAAGAGTTAACATGGTATTACCAGATTCTGGATATGCAAGTATCTTAGCTGACGGTTCTGTTGACTTTGGTGTTGTTTCAACTGAAACTAACGTTGTTTATGTAACATTTACAGTGACAAATGAAGTTACTAATGTTAAATTAGAATTAGACTTTGGTACATTAACTGATTTAACATCTGCTGTTGGTGTATTTACAATTTATGAAGTGTTAGTATATCAAGATTTAAATTAA
- a CDS encoding ABC transporter substrate-binding protein: MKKIVSLLMVLILGFVLVACGGDDPLDPTGPVQTIQLSYADWGDPEFNQKMIDAFEVKYPNIKVTLRTDIEGSGEAFTGNLITAAQAGLLPDVFATDNVPTIINAGLTLDVAQYWDADVDTDSVYDNIALTGVYNGKRFAVPSFQFLKGIMINLDIFEEANLTTVDGKYRIDNDGYPVKDWTFEEFIEVAKAIKNFEINPADDTLVDPANTVVGLDTWYGSPDFQQVWPMMEDENVQYDTWDGTQFNYTSDDWVYAMEQKVEMHQLTNGTTTRFTTEVYDANTILQQYLIQFGVGAMDIEGSWQFWVLNEAKETSDINLGFWPYPSGDAGLFPPTILDYQAVSSQTDHPEEAYLLAKWMTFGEEGWEARLDLLEADFDEAEAAGITPMYLDRFPVANYPGVWDRVYDLVDGIEGIDYTFNRIEYAKPDLDKWLPGYKDFWAWVNDPENPYNWENLVQAGPQAVETYAVQWENKANEIVQGQLETLGSDTE, encoded by the coding sequence ATGAAAAAAATAGTTTCTCTATTAATGGTATTAATCTTAGGATTTGTCTTAGTTGCTTGTGGTGGCGATGATCCACTAGATCCAACTGGTCCAGTTCAAACAATTCAGTTATCATATGCTGACTGGGGAGACCCAGAATTCAATCAAAAAATGATTGATGCCTTCGAAGTAAAATATCCTAATATTAAAGTTACTTTAAGAACAGATATTGAAGGTAGTGGTGAAGCATTTACTGGTAATTTAATTACTGCTGCTCAAGCAGGATTGTTACCTGATGTATTTGCGACAGATAATGTACCTACAATTATTAATGCAGGTTTAACGCTTGATGTTGCACAATATTGGGATGCTGATGTAGATACTGATTCAGTTTATGATAATATAGCTTTAACAGGTGTTTATAATGGTAAACGTTTTGCAGTTCCATCATTCCAATTTTTAAAAGGTATAATGATTAACTTAGATATCTTTGAAGAAGCGAATTTAACAACTGTTGATGGCAAATATCGTATCGACAATGATGGCTATCCAGTAAAAGATTGGACATTCGAAGAATTTATTGAAGTTGCAAAAGCAATCAAAAACTTTGAAATTAATCCTGCTGATGATACTTTAGTAGATCCAGCTAACACTGTTGTTGGTTTAGATACATGGTATGGAAGTCCAGATTTCCAACAAGTATGGCCAATGATGGAAGACGAAAATGTTCAATATGACACATGGGATGGAACACAATTTAATTACACATCTGATGATTGGGTTTATGCCATGGAACAAAAAGTTGAAATGCACCAATTAACTAATGGTACAACAACAAGATTCACTACAGAAGTATATGATGCAAACACAATCTTACAACAATACTTAATTCAATTTGGTGTTGGTGCTATGGATATCGAAGGATCTTGGCAATTTTGGGTTCTTAATGAAGCTAAAGAAACAAGTGATATAAACTTAGGTTTTTGGCCTTATCCAAGTGGAGATGCAGGTTTATTTCCGCCAACAATTCTAGATTATCAAGCAGTATCTAGTCAAACTGATCATCCTGAAGAAGCATATTTGCTTGCAAAATGGATGACATTTGGTGAAGAAGGTTGGGAAGCTAGATTAGATTTACTAGAAGCTGACTTTGATGAAGCTGAAGCTGCTGGTATAACACCAATGTATTTAGATAGATTCCCAGTTGCTAATTATCCAGGAGTTTGGGATAGAGTTTATGATTTAGTTGATGGTATTGAAGGTATTGATTACACATTTAATCGTATCGAATATGCTAAACCAGATTTAGACAAATGGTTACCAGGATATAAAGATTTCTGGGCATGGGTTAATGATCCAGAAAATCCATATAATTGGGAAAACCTTGTTCAAGCTGGCCCACAAGCAGTTGAAACATATGCTGTTCAATGGGAAAATAAAGCAAATGAAATTGTTCAAGGACAACTAGAAACATTAGGTTCAGATACAGAATAA